ACGATAAAGTTAACCCCGGTGATCAGCGTACCGATACCGGATATCTGCAGAGCCAGAGAGTAGTAGTTGTTCCCTACGGTCGGGCTGAATTCAAGACTTGCCAGCGGGAAGTAGGCTGACCAGCCCGCATCCGGCGAGCCGCCGATGACGAAGGAAATGTTCAGCAGCATGGCGCCCATGAAGAAGAGCCAGAAGCTGACGGCGTTCAGCCGCGGGAAGGCAACGTCACGTGCACCGATCTGCAGCGGAATGATCACGTTCATCAGACCGATGATGAACGGCATGGCCATGAAGAGAATCATGATCAGACCGTGGGTGGTGAAGACCTCATTGTAATGCTGCGCATCGAGGAATTTCATTTCCGGCGCAGCTGTCTGCAGACGCATCATCATCGCATCTACACCGCCGCGGAACAGCATCAGCAGCGCCGCGAGGATGTACATGATCCCGATTTTTTTGTGGTCAACCGTGGTCAGCCATTCACGCCACAGATAGCCCCATTTCTTGAAATAGGTAAGCCCTACGAGAATCCCGATGGTTGCCAGTGCAATACTGATCATGGCCCCGTATATCAAGGGTTCGCCGTGAACCTTAAATTTGTCCAAATCCATTAGGGTAGCTCCTTTCAGTGTGTTGCATTAGGCTCTTCAGAGAGCTAGTGTCCTTCATGTGTGCTTTCATCCACCGGGGAGCTGGGCAGCGGCTGATCGACTTCCGGATCAGGCTTGCTGTCGAATTCCGTTCCGCTGGACGGCTCGGGAGACGGATGGATTTCCTTGTTATCCTGATGCTCCTGATTGCCGTTGTCCATATCCATCTCTTTGCCGCCACCGCTCATATGCTCGCCGTGGTCTCCAGGAGGCGGGCTGAACTCCAGATGAGTGGAGGAATACGTTTTGCGTCCGAGGTAATCCGTGGCCAGCAGGCCCTTGAATTCTTCCTCAGTCAGCTTAGGCGCAGTTTCCTTTACTTCCTTCACCCAGTCCTCGTAACCCTTGTTACTCAGGACAAGCGCTTCGAATTCCATGTGGGCAAAGCCTTTACCGCTGAAGTTCGCATTTTTCCCGATATAAGAGCCTTCGGTATCTGCGGACAGATGAAGCGTTGTCAGCATGTCGCTCATGGCGTACTTTTGACCGGCAAGCTGTGGAATCCAGAGACTGGTAATGGTGCCGAATGAGTACATTCTGAATTCTACCGCACGATGCACCGGCATATTCACGTAGTTAACCGTCTCGATCCCTTCCTCAGGGTAGCTGAAATGCCATTTCCAGTTGGAAGAGGAAGCATAGATGACCAGCGGAGTCTGATCTTGATAGTCCGCAGCCACATTCTCCACTTCGTTAGTCGTCTTGACGGTAACAACGGACAAGAAGGCTACGATAATAATCGGGATGATAATCCAGATGGCCTCCAGTACCTTGTTGCCTTCCTCATGTTCAGGGATGTAGCCCTCATTACTCTTCTTCGCACGATATTTCACCAGTACAAAGATATACAGAATGTAGACAACAGCCAGAACCCCGAGCATAACAAGAATAGAGAGCAAGATGGTGTCAGATAACGTCCTTGCAGACGGCCCCTTCGGGTTCAGAACAGCGATTGAGCTGCATCCCGGCAGGAGAAGGATCAGGCTTAGAAACAAAGCGTATAACGGTCCCTTTTTTTTCATATAGAACTCCTTCCTTCAATACTACTTTTCATTCGCCGTTCATTAACGGGAGTACATTGATCTGTATCTATAGTAAGAACTACTTACCCATAATGCAAAATACATATTTTGTATAAAAGTATAAAAAAGACCTTAAAAATGGCGAACAAGTTAAATATGTGTGATCAAATTGTTACAGCTATCTAAGAGTATGATAAAGATCACTGTAGTGGCGCACTTTAGCTAATTTTAAGGTTGTTCAATTTTTGTTCAAAATTCCGATATTGTTATTAATATTGTCACAATTATTCTGCGCCAAAAACCGCTGATTTAACCGCCCAGCGCCTGGTGTGACAGCATTCGACGATTATTGCGTTCTTTCTGAAAATACTAGCGCAACCTCATTTATCATTGCATAAGAGTGACAATTTCTTAGCTTGCGGTTACAATCTCTCAAATTACGTTAATTGTATATGTGATAAAGTGATAGACAAATATACATAGATTGGAGACTGCTGCTGTGCGTATCAAGAAAACTCTGCTTTTATTCATGTCTTTATTCCTAATTATGGGGCTTGTGCAGGTCCCGGCTAACGCCAAAGCTGCTAGCACTACACTTAAACTCGGAGTCAACGATAAATTAAGTGCGATTGAAGCTGTATCCGTAAAAGGCACCTATTATGTACCGCTGCGTAAGCTTGCGGATGAGCTGAAATGGACCCTTACCGGGCTGACGGACGGTATTCACGTAGCTGGCGGAACTGGTTCGCTTACCCTGCTGAGCAAGGACGGGGGTGCGGTGCTCAAAGACGGCACGACCGTGCCTATGAGCACTTTTGTGCAGGACGGCAACCTCATGGCTCCACTGAAGGTCAGCGCATACCTTGGGTATAGCATTTCCTATGCGGGAGATAAATATTTACTTCGGGTGAAGGACGGCTCGGCGCAGCTTACCGATGCAGCCTATACCGATAAATATGCTGCCGAGCTGAAGCCGAAGGCTCCAGTGGTTCCAGTGACTCCTGTCACTCCGGCTGAGCCGGGCAAACCGGGCCGGACCGTATACCTGACCTTCGACGATGGCCCGTCGGCAACAACTGGCGAGCTGCTGGATATCCTGCACAAATATGACGTACAGGCAACCTTCTTCATGCTGGGGAACAACATGAATGAGCATCCCGCCCAGGTGAAGCGGATTGCGAAGGAAGGGTATGGCTTGGCGCTGCATGGCGTGACCCACCGCAAGGAGAAGTTCTATGCCTCTCCTGCAGCGGCGCTAGCCGAGATGTCAGGGGCCAATGCGACACTGAAGAAGCTGACGGGAGTCAGCACCACTCTGATCCGTACGCCCTACGGAAGTAAGCCTTATTTCACCAAGTCCTTCCGCGATAAAGTCCTGACGCAGGGATATCATCTCTGGGACTGGAACGTGGATTCCTATGACTGGAAATACAAACAGAACAGCGACAGAATCTATAACACCGTAATGGATCAGGTGAATAAGCTGAAGGCGTCCAAGACCAACCCGGTAATTCTGATGCATGACCAGAAGGCTACACTCAAGGTGCTGCCGCGTATTCTGGAGAAGCTGAAGAAGGAAGGCTATACCTTCAAGCTCATTACGAAGGATATGGAGCCGCTCAACTTCTGGAAGGATAAACGCTGATCCGTAAGGGTCAATAGAGAAGAGCAAGCTGCGGGGTACTCTGCGGGCTTGCTCTTTTTTTGGCGAAAATGTAAAGAGAAAACGCTGCTGTTACTTGTACAGATATTGCACCAGCATATGAACCAGCTCTGATTTCAGCCGGTCCACAGCGATTCGCTGCGGCGAGAAGGAGATGAAGTCCACAATCGCGCTCACAGACTCGAACACAATGATCGACGCTGCCTCCGTATCTTCGGTCTTCAATTCATCCTGCCCCATCTGAAGATAGGTCAGCGTCTTGAGCCGGCCTGTCTCGTACTGGGCATCCATCAACTGCTTGATGGCCTCATCACTGTGATACATAATGCTTAGATCCTTGTGATACCCGATAAAAGCCTTATGCGCGAGCAGAAGCGTATCTATCAGATGCAGGATCAGGTCCGTACGTTCGATCGTATTGAAATTAATCTCAGACATTGAATCCTCGATTCTGGCAAGCAGCTCATCCCCGTACATGTGGAGCACCTCTATGAATACGGCCCTTTTATCCACAAAATAGGAGTAGAAGCTCCCGGTCGAGACCCCGGCGGCGGCGGCAATCTCCTTCGTGTTCGTCTGATAGAAGCCCTTGTCCGAGAACAGCTGCATCGCGGCCCGGATAATGGCTTCCTTCGTTCTAATACTGCGCTCCTGCTGCGGAGTTCTAATCTTGTCCTCTGTTTCACCCATATCGTAAGGTCCCCCTCATAGTACAGATTGTAGTGGAGCGGTTTTGAGCTGTCAATGAAAGTTGAACTATAGTTCATTTTTTCGATTGACAAATATGAACTATGGTTCATATAATTTGAATATGAACTCTATTTCATATTTCGGAGGATGATGAAGATGGGGATTGGAATGCGCAGAGCTTTATCTTTTACGGCGATTGTACTGGGCTTTTTCATGGCGCTGCTGGATACGACCATTATTAATATTGCCTTGCCGGAGATGACACGCCAGTTCGGCGGCAGTGTGTCACAGGTCTCCTGGGTGATGAACGGCTATAACCTGGCATTTGCAGTGTTCATCCTGACTGCTTCGCGCCTGGCCGATCAATTCGGACGGAAGAAGGTGTTTCTCATTGGAGTGGGGCTGTTCACCCTGAGTTCCCTGCTGGCCGGACTCTCCACTTCCCTTGGCATGCTGATTCTGTTCAGGGTCATTCAAGGCTTGGCGGGAGCGATTATTGTGCCGGTTACGATTCCGCTGAGCACCACTACCTTTCCCAAAGAAATGCACGGACTGATTATAGGCATATGGGGGGCCGTCTCGGGAGTGGCTGCGGCAAGCGGTCCGGCACTTGGGGGAATTCTGACACAGAAGCTGAGCTGGGAGTGGATTTTTTTTGTGAACGTACCGCTTGGGCTGCTGAGCATAGGGCTGACCGCTATGTTCATTCAGGAGTCACGGGATGATTCAGCAGGGCGGTCCATAGACTATGGCGGAATGCTGGGGATTACGGGAGGGATGTTCTGCATTACATATGCTCTGATTAAAGTGCAGGATTTCGGCTGGAGCTCGCGCCCGTTCCTGGGTCTGACGGCTGCGGGGCTGCTGTTTCTGGTGTTCTTTTTTCTTACGCAGTATAAGGGGAAAGAACCGATGCTGCCCCTGTCCCTGCTGAAAATCAGAGCCTTCAACAGTACCTCAGTATCGATGATCGTGCTGGGGGCGGCGCTGATGAATATTTCACTGCTGACCTCCTTTTATCTGACCCGGGTGATGGGGGTCTCGGAGCTGAGGGCAGGGCTTGTCCTCTCAACTATGGCCTTGGGCTCCATCGCCAGCTCAGCTGTATCCGGGCCGCTGTCTGCGAAATATGGCAGCCGTCTGTTCGCCGCAGCGGGAATGGTGCTGATTGGCGGTGCTACCTATTCCATGAGCGGACTTGAGGCCGATTCTACGCTGGGTGCGGTGATGCTCCGGCTTGCAGTGACTGGCTTTGGCGTGGGACTCTCAATGGCGCCTGTGATGTCATCGGCGATCCGGGTCGTTCCTGAAGATAAGGTGGGCATAGCCTCGGGGGTGACGAATATGGCAAAGGCGCTGGGGAGTGTGCTCGGTGTGGCCATCATCGTCACTGTGCTTCAGCATAATACTACCCAGGAGCTGGGCGCGGCGAACTCCGCAGGCACAGAGGCGGGGGCCGGGGTAATAAGACAGCAGCAGGCGGCTGTGGATGCGTTCAGTCAGACCTATAAGTTTGCAGGCTACCTGCTGCTCCCGGGTATAGGCGCTGCCCTGTTCAGCGATGAACGCAGACAGCGGCGGAGCAGCAGTGTCCATGTTCAATAGAACAGTCCCACTAAGCAATCATAACCCCCATCTGTCCAACAGGCAGGCGGGGGTTATTGGCGTGACACGCTGAAACTCTATAAGACACACTAAAGAATAACAAAAAGCAAAAAGAAGCGGAGGGGAAATTTAGAACTGGAGGAGCGGTAGCGTCCGCCTTTGTATTTGGATTTCTACCGCGAAGAGCGGTTCAATCGTTCATCGCAGCGACGACTAGGCTTTGAATTCTAATCTTAAGTGCGTCTTATATAGACAAAGTAAAAGTTAATCATTGACATTAAACCTCAACTGTATTAATAATAGTAGTACAGTTAACACAGTTTAACGGCCGGATCATAGATCCGAAGAAGGGAGGACTGTCATGTTCGAGTTGGATGTACGCAGCCGCAAGCCGATCTATGAGCAGCTGACCGACAAGGTGAAGGAGTTGATTATGCATGGTATTCTGCGGGCGGATGAACAGCTGCCTTCGGTGCGGGCGTTATCCTCGCAGCTTACCGTGAATCCCAATACGATCCAGAAGGCTTACAGAGAGCTGGAGCGCGAGGGGTATATCTATTCGCTGCAGGGCAAGGGCAACTTCGTAGCCGCGCTGCAGCAGGGGCAGAGTGAGAGCAAGCGGGCAGAACTGAAGGAAGAACTGCTGCGGCTGATGGCCGAAGCAGTCTACCTCGGGTTCACGGAGACAGAGATTAGTTCCCTGTACCGCCAGGCGCTGGATATGAGAAGAGAGGAGAGCAGCCATGATTGAGATACGCGGAGTGAGCAAGATTTTTCAGGAGGAAAAGGCTGTGAACGGCCTCTCGCTGACAGTACCCAAGGGGGCCATCTACGGATTGCTGGGATCTAACGGGGCAGGTAAAACAACGCTTCTTAAGATGCTTGCGGGCATCTATCGTCCAGATACAGGAAGTGTCGAGGTAGGCGGGCAGCCCGTCTATGAATCACCGGAGGTGAAGCGCAGTCTGTTCTTCATGCCGGATAGCCCATACTTCTTCCAGCAGGCTACGATGAAGAGTATGGCGGAATTCTACCGCTCGATCTATACACAGTGGAGTCAAAAAAGGTATGAGGAGCTGGTTACAGTGTTCCGGCTCGATCCCCGGCGCAGACTCAGCCGCTTCTCCAAGGGGATGCAGCGGCAGGCCGCCTTCCTGCTGGCGCTTAGCTGCATGCCGGATGCGCTGATTATGGACGAGCCGATCGACGGTCTGGACCCGGTGATGCGCCGCCAGATCAAGAATCTGCTGTTCCAGGAAGTCGCCGAGCGCGAGCTTACCGTGTTGATCTCCTCGCATAATCTGCGCGAGATTGAGGATCTGTGCGACCATGTCGGCATTATGCATGAGGGAAGGATGCTGGTGGAGAAGGATCTGGATGATCTGAAGGCCGACACGCACAAGATTCAGGTTGCATTCCGGGATGTGCGTCATGCGGCGGCGCTGGAATCCAAGCTGCAGATTCTCCATCAGGAGCAGCGGGGAAGCGTCAGCCTGTACATTGTA
This genomic interval from Paenibacillus sp. FSL H8-0332 contains the following:
- the qoxA gene encoding cytochrome aa3 quinol oxidase subunit II; the protein is MKKKGPLYALFLSLILLLPGCSSIAVLNPKGPSARTLSDTILLSILVMLGVLAVVYILYIFVLVKYRAKKSNEGYIPEHEEGNKVLEAIWIIIPIIIVAFLSVVTVKTTNEVENVAADYQDQTPLVIYASSSNWKWHFSYPEEGIETVNYVNMPVHRAVEFRMYSFGTITSLWIPQLAGQKYAMSDMLTTLHLSADTEGSYIGKNANFSGKGFAHMEFEALVLSNKGYEDWVKEVKETAPKLTEEEFKGLLATDYLGRKTYSSTHLEFSPPPGDHGEHMSGGGKEMDMDNGNQEHQDNKEIHPSPEPSSGTEFDSKPDPEVDQPLPSSPVDESTHEGH
- a CDS encoding polysaccharide deacetylase family protein, with product MSLFLIMGLVQVPANAKAASTTLKLGVNDKLSAIEAVSVKGTYYVPLRKLADELKWTLTGLTDGIHVAGGTGSLTLLSKDGGAVLKDGTTVPMSTFVQDGNLMAPLKVSAYLGYSISYAGDKYLLRVKDGSAQLTDAAYTDKYAAELKPKAPVVPVTPVTPAEPGKPGRTVYLTFDDGPSATTGELLDILHKYDVQATFFMLGNNMNEHPAQVKRIAKEGYGLALHGVTHRKEKFYASPAAALAEMSGANATLKKLTGVSTTLIRTPYGSKPYFTKSFRDKVLTQGYHLWDWNVDSYDWKYKQNSDRIYNTVMDQVNKLKASKTNPVILMHDQKATLKVLPRILEKLKKEGYTFKLITKDMEPLNFWKDKR
- a CDS encoding TetR/AcrR family transcriptional regulator, which gives rise to MGETEDKIRTPQQERSIRTKEAIIRAAMQLFSDKGFYQTNTKEIAAAAGVSTGSFYSYFVDKRAVFIEVLHMYGDELLARIEDSMSEINFNTIERTDLILHLIDTLLLAHKAFIGYHKDLSIMYHSDEAIKQLMDAQYETGRLKTLTYLQMGQDELKTEDTEAASIIVFESVSAIVDFISFSPQRIAVDRLKSELVHMLVQYLYK
- a CDS encoding MFS transporter — encoded protein: MGIGMRRALSFTAIVLGFFMALLDTTIINIALPEMTRQFGGSVSQVSWVMNGYNLAFAVFILTASRLADQFGRKKVFLIGVGLFTLSSLLAGLSTSLGMLILFRVIQGLAGAIIVPVTIPLSTTTFPKEMHGLIIGIWGAVSGVAAASGPALGGILTQKLSWEWIFFVNVPLGLLSIGLTAMFIQESRDDSAGRSIDYGGMLGITGGMFCITYALIKVQDFGWSSRPFLGLTAAGLLFLVFFFLTQYKGKEPMLPLSLLKIRAFNSTSVSMIVLGAALMNISLLTSFYLTRVMGVSELRAGLVLSTMALGSIASSAVSGPLSAKYGSRLFAAAGMVLIGGATYSMSGLEADSTLGAVMLRLAVTGFGVGLSMAPVMSSAIRVVPEDKVGIASGVTNMAKALGSVLGVAIIVTVLQHNTTQELGAANSAGTEAGAGVIRQQQAAVDAFSQTYKFAGYLLLPGIGAALFSDERRQRRSSSVHVQ
- a CDS encoding GntR family transcriptional regulator, which encodes MFELDVRSRKPIYEQLTDKVKELIMHGILRADEQLPSVRALSSQLTVNPNTIQKAYRELEREGYIYSLQGKGNFVAALQQGQSESKRAELKEELLRLMAEAVYLGFTETEISSLYRQALDMRREESSHD
- a CDS encoding ABC transporter ATP-binding protein, which gives rise to MIEIRGVSKIFQEEKAVNGLSLTVPKGAIYGLLGSNGAGKTTLLKMLAGIYRPDTGSVEVGGQPVYESPEVKRSLFFMPDSPYFFQQATMKSMAEFYRSIYTQWSQKRYEELVTVFRLDPRRRLSRFSKGMQRQAAFLLALSCMPDALIMDEPIDGLDPVMRRQIKNLLFQEVAERELTVLISSHNLREIEDLCDHVGIMHEGRMLVEKDLDDLKADTHKIQVAFRDVRHAAALESKLQILHQEQRGSVSLYIVKGERERISQAFHVYDPYVYDLLSLTLEEIFIYEMGDAGYDAQPIIL